The proteins below are encoded in one region of Terriglobales bacterium:
- a CDS encoding tetratricopeptide repeat protein: MAAAWLLAAAPAAHAATKAQLLAQGDRAMRAGKYAQACEAYGKAMQAGAALDRDFVRAQNLGLCHLRGQPKDAVKAAAWLETAWKLRPASSDTRFLLGHALAEAGETDPALEHYRALAEANPANPKYALAAADLLHALDRDDEAVATVEPYVTRNPKDTKMRMEYARLLGLAKRYDHAKREYRTVLEMEPTNTSAQIGIARVTAWAKDYPEAIRLYDEVLKKRPNNYDAQIGKAYALQWSGQKEEARTLFQALQQRNPGDKDVAAALEAIERSEARAREEAAAAALREERRRAYEEQLRIEAEQRAARAAAEESLRALITQARAASGRGDYEAAAAAYRQVLEREPGHVTARLGLARVFASERKYGEALEQYDEILRQSPDNLTARLEKARTLTYARNYESALPEFERLVKDAETAPKPDVTPERARLEYARALIGAKRYDEALTQLNQILPEGKTPTAEDTAVLVEKARAQAYAKRYDDALRNYDQALQVDPQDYEARMGKARTLYWTGRSSEAGAILRVLLSERPDDGDANYMMATIERGRGRNASALSLLDKVGDRGEAATMRSAIREDLRPVLRFRYGYGYERDNDEFDDPVAAILAHRFSTALEFSPHPNVRMTVSQGFNDSIGRSNLFDARFGPTALATETRVAAAFRATKWLRLTLGGGVGTTGGGETGGVEMPRRAHFLYEVRPSITHRGLRLSASFSRDIADYTVLAIHDNVVLQRQSVSGSYDFTRRLRLSANYWHGIYSVDQPALCAPAPCQADIAAQGGEIALTPTLYENDRVTVRLGYSYEMYGYNREDIQFLRDVSGIGSAGFFTPTVYQKHGAVPQVTWRPHPRVELDFEGFIGARRFCSFDALATDACPNGQPTVIPGLTPQPAQEWTLAGGIRGEARMTFGRFSPSFGYSFSSTGSGFLGPIGTGTYHTHYAFVALAIRF, translated from the coding sequence ATGGCAGCCGCATGGCTGCTGGCCGCAGCTCCCGCAGCGCACGCGGCGACTAAAGCGCAACTGCTGGCCCAGGGCGACCGCGCCATGCGCGCGGGCAAGTACGCCCAGGCGTGCGAAGCCTACGGCAAGGCCATGCAGGCGGGAGCGGCGCTGGATCGCGACTTCGTCCGGGCGCAGAACCTGGGGCTGTGCCACCTGCGAGGGCAGCCCAAGGATGCGGTGAAAGCCGCAGCCTGGCTGGAGACGGCGTGGAAGCTGCGTCCGGCTTCCTCCGACACGCGCTTCCTGCTGGGCCATGCGCTGGCCGAGGCGGGCGAGACCGACCCGGCGCTGGAGCACTACCGCGCGCTGGCGGAAGCGAATCCTGCCAATCCCAAGTATGCGCTGGCCGCAGCGGACCTGCTGCACGCGCTGGACCGCGACGACGAAGCGGTGGCGACGGTCGAACCGTATGTGACGCGCAATCCGAAAGACACCAAAATGCGCATGGAGTACGCGCGCCTGCTGGGGCTGGCCAAGCGCTATGACCACGCCAAGCGGGAGTACCGCACCGTGCTCGAGATGGAGCCGACCAACACGTCGGCGCAGATCGGGATTGCGCGGGTCACGGCCTGGGCCAAGGATTATCCCGAGGCCATCCGCCTGTACGACGAGGTGCTGAAGAAGCGGCCCAACAACTACGACGCGCAAATCGGCAAAGCCTACGCGCTGCAGTGGTCGGGACAGAAAGAAGAGGCGCGGACGCTGTTCCAGGCGCTGCAACAGCGGAACCCGGGGGACAAGGACGTGGCTGCGGCGCTGGAAGCGATCGAGCGCTCGGAAGCGCGCGCACGCGAAGAAGCGGCGGCGGCCGCACTGCGGGAAGAGCGCCGCCGGGCGTATGAGGAGCAACTGCGGATCGAGGCGGAGCAGCGCGCGGCGAGAGCGGCCGCGGAGGAATCGCTGCGGGCGCTGATCACGCAGGCGCGAGCGGCCAGCGGGCGGGGCGACTACGAAGCCGCGGCCGCCGCCTACCGGCAAGTGCTGGAGCGCGAGCCGGGACACGTGACGGCCCGGCTGGGCCTGGCGCGCGTGTTCGCCTCCGAGCGGAAATACGGGGAGGCGCTGGAGCAGTACGACGAGATCCTGCGGCAGTCGCCCGATAACCTGACGGCGCGCCTGGAGAAGGCGCGGACGCTCACCTATGCGCGCAACTATGAGAGCGCGCTGCCCGAGTTCGAGCGTCTGGTGAAGGACGCGGAGACGGCGCCCAAGCCGGATGTGACGCCGGAGCGGGCGCGGCTGGAGTATGCCCGGGCGCTGATCGGGGCCAAGCGGTATGACGAAGCGCTGACGCAACTGAACCAGATCCTGCCGGAGGGCAAGACGCCGACGGCGGAGGATACCGCGGTGCTGGTGGAGAAGGCGCGGGCGCAGGCGTACGCCAAGCGCTATGACGACGCCCTTCGCAACTACGACCAGGCGCTGCAGGTCGATCCGCAGGACTATGAGGCGCGCATGGGCAAGGCGCGGACGCTCTACTGGACCGGCCGGTCAAGCGAAGCGGGCGCGATCCTGCGCGTGCTGCTGAGCGAGCGTCCCGACGACGGCGACGCCAACTACATGATGGCCACCATCGAGCGCGGACGGGGGCGCAATGCCAGCGCGCTCTCCCTGTTGGACAAGGTCGGAGACCGCGGGGAAGCGGCGACCATGCGCTCCGCCATCCGAGAAGATCTGCGGCCGGTGCTGCGCTTCCGCTATGGCTACGGGTACGAGCGTGACAACGACGAGTTCGACGATCCGGTGGCGGCAATTCTGGCGCACCGGTTCTCGACCGCGCTGGAGTTCAGCCCGCATCCCAACGTGCGCATGACGGTGAGCCAGGGGTTCAACGACTCGATCGGGCGCAGCAACCTGTTCGACGCGCGCTTCGGTCCCACCGCTCTCGCTACCGAGACCCGAGTGGCGGCGGCGTTCCGCGCCACCAAGTGGCTGCGGCTGACGCTGGGCGGCGGCGTGGGAACCACCGGGGGCGGCGAGACGGGCGGGGTCGAAATGCCAAGGCGGGCCCACTTCCTGTACGAAGTACGGCCGAGCATCACGCATCGCGGCCTGCGCCTTTCCGCCAGCTTTTCCCGGGACATTGCGGACTACACGGTGCTGGCCATCCACGACAACGTGGTGCTGCAGCGGCAGTCGGTGAGCGGCAGCTACGACTTCACGCGCCGGTTGCGGCTGAGCGCCAACTACTGGCACGGGATCTACAGCGTGGACCAGCCGGCCCTGTGCGCACCCGCCCCCTGCCAGGCGGATATCGCTGCGCAAGGCGGGGAAATTGCGCTGACGCCGACCCTGTATGAGAACGATCGCGTGACCGTGCGGCTGGGCTACAGCTACGAGATGTACGGCTACAACCGGGAGGACATTCAGTTCCTGCGCGACGTGAGCGGCATCGGATCGGCGGGCTTCTTCACTCCCACCGTCTACCAGAAGCACGGGGCGGTTCCGCAGGTGACCTGGCGTCCGCACCCGCGAGTGGAGCTGGACTTCGAGGGCTTCATCGGGGCGCGGCGGTTCTGCAGCTTCGATGCGTTGGCGACCGACGCCTGTCCGAACGGCCAGCCGACCGTGATTCCGGGACTCACGCCGCAGCCGGCGCAGGAATGGACGCTGGCGGGAGGCATTCGCGGCGAAGCGCGCATGACCTTCGGGCGGTTCTCACCGTCGTTCGGCTACAGCTTCTCGTCCACTGGTTCGGGGTTCCTGGGCCCGATCGGCACGGGGACATATCACACCCACTACGCGTTCGTGGCCCTGGCGATCCGCTTCTAA
- a CDS encoding DUF4097 family beta strand repeat-containing protein, whose product MSAPNPTPASAPAPRYRRSFFGPLVLILIGVLFLLRNMGYPLPIFELFARFWPVLIILWGVSKLIDYYQAQREGYTPRGLGAGGVFLLIVLVLCGLTASAAWKFDWDRMRGEIDFGDEFPGIFGRRYEFTDTLQQPFPANGTLKVAYDRGDIKVVPGGANTMHVNVRKIVYASSQSEAESRRDVLSPKITVSGDVVTIETNQGWTGPDRLDLEISVPPGAPVDLMTLRGDIEVLSREAAVKVKTNRGDITLTEIKGNAEAEFRGGDLRAERVSGDLSVEGRGDEVQVSDIGGAFTLRGEFSGPLTFARIAKTARFKSSRTDFETSRIEGEVTFDSGDLRGHGVTGPSRILTRSYDIHLDDLAGDLTLENRNGEVGVHVSKLPVGNIAIDNSKEPIQLWLPSGAAFHLEASADRGEIETDFRELVVSREDRNARAAGSVGSGGGRIRLTADRGSIEIRRGGEFGSGPSGHTPKDSDQD is encoded by the coding sequence ATGTCCGCTCCCAACCCGACTCCCGCTTCCGCGCCCGCTCCACGCTACCGCCGTTCGTTTTTCGGCCCGCTGGTGCTCATTCTCATCGGTGTGCTCTTTCTGCTCCGCAACATGGGCTATCCCCTGCCCATCTTCGAGTTGTTCGCGCGCTTCTGGCCGGTGCTCATCATTCTGTGGGGTGTGTCCAAGCTGATCGACTACTACCAGGCCCAGCGCGAGGGCTACACCCCGCGCGGCCTCGGCGCCGGCGGCGTTTTCCTGCTGATCGTCCTGGTGCTCTGCGGCCTTACGGCCAGCGCTGCCTGGAAGTTCGACTGGGACCGCATGCGCGGCGAAATCGATTTTGGCGACGAGTTCCCCGGCATCTTCGGCCGCCGCTACGAGTTCACCGACACCCTGCAGCAGCCGTTCCCTGCCAACGGCACGCTGAAGGTGGCCTATGACCGCGGCGACATCAAGGTCGTGCCCGGCGGGGCGAACACGATGCACGTCAACGTTCGCAAGATCGTCTATGCCAGCTCGCAGTCGGAAGCCGAAAGCCGCCGCGACGTCCTCTCCCCCAAGATCACCGTCAGCGGCGACGTGGTGACGATTGAAACCAATCAGGGCTGGACCGGGCCCGACCGCCTCGACCTGGAGATCTCTGTGCCTCCCGGGGCCCCGGTCGACCTGATGACCCTGCGCGGTGACATCGAGGTGTTGTCCCGTGAAGCTGCCGTCAAGGTGAAGACCAATCGGGGTGACATCACGCTGACCGAGATCAAGGGCAACGCCGAGGCCGAGTTCCGTGGCGGCGACCTGCGCGCCGAGCGCGTCTCCGGCGACCTCAGCGTCGAAGGCCGCGGCGACGAGGTGCAGGTCAGCGATATCGGCGGCGCCTTCACGCTGCGCGGCGAGTTCTCCGGCCCGCTCACCTTCGCGCGCATCGCCAAGACGGCGCGCTTCAAGTCGTCGCGCACCGATTTTGAAACTTCCAGGATCGAGGGCGAGGTCACCTTCGACTCCGGCGACCTGCGCGGCCACGGCGTCACCGGGCCCAGCCGCATCCTCACTCGCTCCTATGACATTCACCTCGACGACCTGGCCGGCGACCTTACCCTGGAGAATCGCAACGGCGAAGTGGGCGTCCACGTCTCCAAGCTTCCCGTCGGCAACATTGCGATCGACAACAGCAAGGAGCCCATTCAGCTCTGGCTGCCCAGCGGCGCAGCCTTCCATCTGGAGGCTTCGGCCGACCGCGGCGAGATCGAAACCGACTTCCGTGAGCTGGTGGTCAGCCGCGAGGACCGCAATGCTCGCGCCGCCGGGTCCGTGGGCTCGGGCGGCGGCCGCATCCGCCTCACCGCCGACCGCGGTTCCATCGAGATCCGTCGCGGCGGTGAATTTGGCAGCGGCCCTTCCGGCCACACCCCCAAGGACAGCGACCAGGACTAG
- a CDS encoding DUF5668 domain-containing protein, which yields MNGYKPNPACGCERCRRSGLMGPVMLITVGALFLMANYTRFDFGESWPILLIVAGLMIFLRSSASAEGHRDRYMVATPPPPAAAATPATPSTHDQNPPTQVN from the coding sequence ATGAACGGTTACAAACCCAATCCGGCTTGCGGATGTGAGCGCTGCCGCCGCTCCGGCCTCATGGGCCCGGTGATGTTGATTACCGTGGGCGCCCTGTTCCTGATGGCCAACTACACTCGCTTCGACTTCGGCGAGTCCTGGCCCATCTTGCTGATTGTGGCCGGCTTGATGATCTTCCTGCGCTCCAGTGCCTCGGCTGAGGGGCACCGCGACCGCTATATGGTGGCGACCCCGCCGCCCCCGGCGGCTGCGGCCACACCCGCCACGCCTTCCACGCACGACCAGAATCCACCCACGCAGGTGAACTGA
- a CDS encoding B-box zinc finger protein: MNCSIHTQTPAAAYCRTCGKPLCEECKRDVRGVIYCEDCIVAGLQHTLPGPAPASGFVAATAAAPPASGPNPTVAGILAGFFPFGLGAVYNGEYAKGLAHMLFFAMLAVAIEHGDGATPLFGITMGFYYFYQIFDAVRSARAKQMGQPTPDPLNVYRALGISGGTGAPVTAAPSNAPIGAIILIGLGTLFLLSNMGILYFGAVRKLWPVILIALGIQMLRRRAQSADAGRQS, from the coding sequence ATGAACTGCAGCATCCACACTCAGACGCCCGCCGCAGCCTACTGTCGCACCTGCGGCAAGCCGCTCTGCGAAGAGTGCAAGCGTGATGTTCGTGGCGTCATCTACTGCGAGGATTGCATCGTAGCCGGCCTGCAGCACACGCTGCCCGGCCCGGCTCCGGCTTCCGGCTTCGTCGCCGCGACGGCCGCGGCCCCGCCCGCTTCCGGCCCCAATCCAACCGTGGCCGGCATCCTGGCCGGATTCTTCCCTTTCGGCCTGGGAGCGGTCTACAACGGCGAGTACGCCAAGGGCCTGGCGCACATGCTGTTCTTCGCCATGCTGGCTGTCGCCATTGAGCACGGCGATGGCGCAACGCCGCTGTTCGGGATCACGATGGGTTTCTACTACTTCTACCAGATCTTCGACGCTGTCCGGTCCGCCCGCGCCAAGCAGATGGGCCAGCCCACGCCCGATCCCCTGAACGTCTACCGGGCTCTCGGCATCAGCGGCGGGACCGGTGCGCCGGTGACCGCGGCGCCGTCCAATGCTCCCATCGGCGCAATCATTCTCATCGGCCTGGGCACACTCTTCCTGCTCTCCAACATGGGAATTTTGTATTTCGGCGCCGTGCGCAAGTTGTGGCCCGTGATCCTCATCGCCCTGGGCATCCAGATGCTGCGCCGCCGCGCTCAGAGTGCGGATGCGGGGAGGCAATCATGA
- a CDS encoding zf-HC2 domain-containing protein, translated as MPCSEFEALLAEAVESALEPSLRGRFQAHAASCARCGLLYTEALDGYNLLARLDEVEPPAGLARNILMATTGFVPSELAAREAAVPWSERARGWFASLLAPVRQPRFAMSFGMAFFSISLLLNVAGVRIASIRLADLRPSAIAQSLERHYYETSARVTRYYDNLRLVYELQTRIDALRKAAGTDEQEDQEQQRQQQQDQNQPPAERDRHNTSRVLGPPGHDRHDLGVTLASAERGPQGVTSIQDNRSTS; from the coding sequence ATGCCCTGCAGCGAGTTCGAAGCGCTGCTGGCCGAGGCCGTGGAGAGCGCTCTGGAACCCTCCCTCCGGGGACGCTTCCAGGCCCACGCTGCTTCCTGCGCGCGTTGCGGCCTGCTCTACACCGAGGCCCTGGACGGCTACAACCTGCTGGCCAGACTGGACGAGGTTGAGCCTCCGGCCGGCCTGGCCCGCAACATCCTCATGGCTACCACCGGCTTCGTGCCCAGCGAACTGGCTGCGCGCGAGGCCGCCGTTCCCTGGAGCGAGCGCGCCCGCGGCTGGTTCGCCAGCCTGCTGGCTCCGGTGCGCCAGCCCCGCTTCGCCATGTCGTTCGGCATGGCTTTCTTCTCCATTTCCCTGCTGCTGAACGTGGCCGGGGTGAGGATCGCCAGCATCCGCCTGGCCGACCTGCGCCCCAGCGCCATCGCCCAGAGCTTGGAGCGCCACTACTACGAAACCAGCGCACGCGTCACGCGCTACTACGACAACCTGCGGCTGGTCTACGAACTCCAGACCCGTATTGACGCGCTGCGCAAGGCGGCCGGCACTGACGAGCAGGAAGATCAGGAGCAGCAGCGACAACAACAGCAGGACCAGAACCAGCCGCCAGCCGAGCGCGACCGGCACAACACCAGCCGCGTGCTCGGCCCGCCCGGCCATGACCGCCACGACCTGGGGGTGACCCTGGCGTCTGCGGAGAGGGGTCCGCAGGGGGTCACTTCCATCCAGGACAACAGGAGCACTTCATGA
- a CDS encoding sigma-70 family RNA polymerase sigma factor, producing the protein MEDTQAVAALIRRCLAGDAVAWEEFVRSHNRRVYNLCYRFTGSAHDAEDLTQEVFIKVYRTLASFDAERGSFAAWLTAMTRNLLVDHFRRSKHDRVTDSLDAAPSAEPEAPTAGERLEDPARGPEQGIEAREAREKIHQALQKLSPELREAVILRDLQDMDYKEIAQALKVPEGTVKSRINRGRAELARLLQRTYKQVS; encoded by the coding sequence TTGGAGGATACCCAAGCCGTCGCAGCGCTGATCCGGCGATGCCTGGCCGGCGATGCCGTGGCCTGGGAGGAATTCGTTCGTTCCCACAACCGGCGGGTGTATAACCTCTGCTATCGCTTTACCGGCTCTGCGCACGACGCCGAAGATCTCACACAGGAAGTCTTCATCAAGGTGTACCGGACGCTGGCCAGTTTTGACGCCGAGCGCGGCTCCTTTGCCGCCTGGCTCACTGCCATGACCCGCAACCTGCTGGTGGACCACTTCCGGCGCAGCAAGCATGACCGCGTCACCGACTCCCTCGACGCCGCCCCTTCCGCCGAGCCGGAAGCTCCCACCGCCGGCGAGCGCCTGGAAGACCCGGCCCGCGGGCCCGAGCAGGGCATCGAAGCCCGCGAGGCCCGCGAGAAGATTCACCAGGCGCTACAAAAGCTTTCCCCGGAATTGCGCGAAGCCGTCATCCTGCGCGACCTCCAGGACATGGACTATAAGGAAATTGCCCAGGCTCTGAAGGTCCCGGAGGGGACGGTCAAATCCCGCATCAATCGCGGGCGTGCGGAACTGGCACGCCTTTTGCAGCGTACCTATAAGCAGGTCAGTTGA
- the glgC gene encoding glucose-1-phosphate adenylyltransferase gives MPARQPKRRGKPSSPSRKRSHPLWYHRVSTLVARFRSRLHRERTARPATAAIMKDTLGVLLAGGAGERLYPLTRDRAKPAVTFGGIYRIIDVTLSNCINSDLRHIFILTQYKALSLNRHIREGWNVVSRDLGEFIEILPPMKRVSENWYLGTADAVYQNIYSIGSEQPKHVLILSGDHIYKMNYGLMLEQHNDSGADVTVATILVDPAECHRFGVTDVDGSGRIRGFLEKPKETSVRSPYHPEKISASMGVYLFNTDVLLPVLLKDAEDPASSHDFGHDILPRMVADYKVYSYNFIDENRKEALYWRDVGTLEAYYEANMDLVAVEPVFNLYDKAWPIRTFQRQYPPAKFVFGDPGRMGTAIDSVVSMGCIVSGGVVRNSVLSPDVRVNSYSEVDSSIVFSHVNIGRRCRIRRAIIDRDVHIPEGTEIGYDPEADRQRYFVTESGITVVTRDFSLFENPVAVDYFTSE, from the coding sequence ATGCCGGCTCGCCAGCCAAAGCGCAGGGGAAAGCCCAGCTCTCCCTCGCGCAAGCGTTCGCACCCGCTGTGGTACCATCGAGTTTCCACCCTGGTCGCGCGCTTCCGGTCGAGACTTCACCGGGAGCGCACGGCACGGCCCGCGACGGCAGCCATCATGAAGGACACGCTCGGAGTCTTGCTGGCCGGAGGCGCCGGCGAACGCCTGTATCCTCTCACCCGCGACCGCGCCAAGCCCGCCGTCACCTTCGGGGGCATCTACCGCATTATCGACGTCACGCTTTCCAACTGCATCAACTCCGACCTGCGCCACATCTTCATCCTCACCCAGTACAAGGCCCTGTCTCTCAACCGTCACATCCGCGAGGGATGGAACGTCGTCTCCCGCGATCTGGGCGAGTTCATCGAGATTCTGCCTCCCATGAAGCGGGTAAGCGAGAACTGGTACCTGGGCACGGCGGACGCCGTCTACCAGAACATCTATTCCATCGGGTCGGAGCAGCCCAAGCACGTGCTCATTCTCTCCGGCGACCACATCTACAAGATGAACTACGGCCTGATGCTCGAGCAGCATAACGACTCCGGCGCCGACGTCACCGTAGCCACCATCCTCGTCGATCCCGCCGAGTGCCACCGCTTCGGTGTCACCGATGTGGATGGCAGCGGCCGCATCCGCGGCTTTCTGGAGAAGCCCAAGGAAACCTCGGTCCGCTCGCCCTACCACCCGGAAAAGATCTCCGCTTCGATGGGCGTCTATCTCTTCAACACCGACGTGCTCCTGCCGGTGCTGCTCAAGGACGCGGAAGACCCGGCCTCCTCGCACGACTTCGGCCACGACATCCTTCCCCGCATGGTCGCGGACTACAAGGTCTACTCCTACAACTTCATCGACGAGAACAGGAAGGAAGCCCTGTATTGGCGGGACGTGGGGACGCTGGAGGCCTACTACGAAGCCAACATGGACCTGGTCGCAGTCGAGCCCGTCTTCAACCTCTACGACAAGGCCTGGCCCATTCGCACGTTCCAGCGCCAGTATCCGCCGGCCAAGTTCGTTTTCGGCGACCCCGGCCGCATGGGCACCGCCATCGACTCCGTCGTCTCCATGGGCTGCATCGTCTCCGGCGGCGTGGTCCGCAACAGCGTGCTTTCCCCCGATGTGCGCGTGAACTCCTACTCCGAGGTCGATTCCAGCATCGTCTTCTCGCACGTGAATATCGGCCGCCGTTGTCGCATTCGCCGCGCCATCATCGACCGCGACGTGCACATCCCCGAGGGCACCGAGATCGGCTACGACCCGGAAGCCGACCGCCAGCGCTATTTCGTCACCGAAAGCGGCATCACCGTTGTCACCCGCGACTTCTCCCTGTTCGAGAATCCGGTGGCCGTGGACTACTTCACATCGGAGTAA
- a CDS encoding methylmalonyl-CoA mutase family protein: MARKTRTPEKAFERAVPKESPARIEPQPLYTPADLENWDYERDVGYPGEFPYTRGVQTTMYRGRLWTMRQYAGMGDAEESNRRYRYLLEHGTTGLSVAFDLPTQMGMDSDHPMALGEVGKVGVAIDSIEDMQRLFEGIDLTKISTSMTINATAAILLALYVAVARRQGADLRKLSGTVQNDVLKEYIARGTYIYPPQQAMRIITDMFAWANGEVPEWNVISVSGYHMREAGSTAVQEVAFTLGNAMTYVEAALRAGLDVDRFAPRISFFFNAHNNVLEEVAKYRAARRMWARIMRERFRAKNPRSEMLRFHTQTAGSTLTAQQPEINIVRTTLQAVAAVLGGTQSLHTNSYDEALGLPTEDAARIALRTQQIVAYESGVANTIDPLAGSYYIEAMTNAIEERATAYLEKIEAMGGMLRAIERGYVQQEIQNAAYEYQRAVEGQEAIVVGVNRFTVEEERSVPVQRVDEALERQQVERLRALRARRDAARWKAALAGIEAAAAGGENLMPRILEAVESYATVGEISDAMRRVFGEHKETVVI, translated from the coding sequence ATGGCCAGGAAGACCAGGACACCGGAGAAGGCATTCGAGCGGGCCGTGCCGAAGGAATCGCCGGCACGCATCGAGCCGCAACCCCTCTACACGCCCGCGGACCTGGAAAACTGGGACTACGAGCGCGACGTCGGCTACCCCGGCGAGTTTCCCTACACGCGCGGGGTACAGACCACGATGTACCGCGGGCGGTTGTGGACCATGCGGCAGTATGCGGGCATGGGCGACGCGGAAGAATCCAACCGCCGCTACCGCTACCTGCTCGAGCACGGCACCACCGGTCTTTCGGTCGCGTTCGACCTGCCCACGCAGATGGGCATGGACTCCGATCACCCCATGGCCCTGGGCGAGGTGGGCAAAGTGGGCGTGGCCATCGACTCGATCGAAGACATGCAGCGGCTGTTCGAGGGCATCGACCTGACGAAGATTTCCACTTCGATGACCATCAATGCCACGGCGGCCATCCTCCTGGCGCTGTATGTGGCGGTGGCCCGGCGACAGGGAGCCGACCTGCGCAAACTCTCGGGCACGGTGCAGAACGACGTGCTGAAGGAATACATCGCGCGGGGGACGTACATCTATCCGCCGCAGCAGGCCATGCGCATCATCACCGACATGTTCGCGTGGGCGAACGGCGAGGTGCCGGAGTGGAACGTGATCTCCGTTTCCGGCTACCACATGCGGGAAGCGGGCTCGACGGCTGTGCAGGAGGTGGCGTTCACGCTGGGCAACGCCATGACCTACGTGGAGGCGGCGCTGCGCGCGGGCCTGGACGTGGACCGGTTCGCGCCCCGCATCTCGTTCTTCTTCAACGCGCACAACAACGTGCTGGAGGAGGTGGCGAAGTACCGGGCGGCGCGGCGCATGTGGGCGCGCATCATGCGGGAGCGGTTCCGGGCGAAGAATCCCCGGTCGGAGATGCTGCGCTTCCATACCCAGACGGCGGGCTCGACGCTGACGGCGCAGCAGCCGGAGATCAACATCGTGCGCACCACGCTGCAGGCGGTGGCGGCGGTGCTGGGCGGCACGCAGTCGCTGCACACCAACAGCTACGACGAGGCGCTGGGCCTGCCGACGGAAGACGCGGCGCGTATCGCGCTGCGCACGCAGCAGATCGTGGCCTACGAATCGGGAGTGGCCAATACCATCGATCCGCTGGCGGGGTCGTATTACATCGAGGCCATGACCAACGCCATCGAGGAGCGGGCCACGGCGTACCTGGAGAAGATCGAGGCCATGGGCGGCATGCTGCGCGCCATCGAGCGTGGCTACGTGCAGCAGGAGATCCAGAACGCGGCCTACGAATATCAGCGCGCGGTGGAAGGCCAGGAAGCCATCGTGGTGGGCGTGAACCGTTTTACGGTGGAGGAAGAACGCTCAGTGCCGGTGCAGCGCGTGGACGAGGCGCTGGAGCGCCAGCAAGTGGAACGCCTGCGGGCGCTGCGGGCACGCCGCGATGCAGCCAGGTGGAAAGCCGCGCTGGCGGGCATCGAGGCGGCCGCCGCAGGGGGTGAAAACCTGATGCCGCGCATCCTGGAAGCGGTAGAAAGCTACGCCACGGTGGGCGAGATCTCCGATGCCATGCGCCGCGTGTTCGGCGAGCACAAGGAGACGGTGGTCATCTAG
- a CDS encoding ATP-binding protein: MMRVPGSVESAWRRFRQRTYAGYFAAVAGVGLVTLLLAPFYYRIDSVVAAVLLLMVVLLVATGFGSRPALLASLLGMAYLNFFFLPGFEFALAQPDDWVALMAFLVTSVTVGELSSKAQRRAQEAEAGQRKIGQLYEELQGAFDRASHAEALRQSEQLKSALLDAVTHDLRTPLTSIKASVTTLLQEGRAPREGLKSEGRRELLQVINEEADRLNHFIEGLVEMARIEAGDIAARRVWSTTEEIVKAALGRAEPLLREHRVEVGVEGGTPPLRVEPRAIAQVIFTLLENASQYAPPGTRIQVQVKKSASGVEFAVEDEGPGIPETQRERVFEKFYRASAAERAGAGRPGGIGMGLAIARGIVHAHGGVIRAEPARAGTGTRVVFMLPVEAGVEPAETQ, encoded by the coding sequence ATGATGCGCGTGCCAGGGTCAGTGGAGAGCGCCTGGCGGCGGTTCCGGCAGCGGACATACGCCGGCTATTTCGCCGCGGTCGCGGGCGTGGGCCTGGTGACGCTGCTGCTGGCGCCCTTCTACTACCGGATCGATTCGGTGGTGGCGGCAGTGTTGCTGCTGATGGTGGTGCTGCTGGTGGCCACCGGGTTCGGGAGCCGGCCGGCCTTGCTGGCGTCGCTGCTGGGCATGGCGTACCTGAACTTCTTCTTCCTGCCCGGCTTCGAGTTCGCCCTCGCCCAACCTGACGACTGGGTGGCGCTGATGGCGTTCCTGGTGACCTCGGTGACGGTGGGCGAGCTGTCGTCGAAGGCGCAGCGACGGGCGCAGGAGGCCGAGGCCGGGCAGCGGAAGATCGGGCAGCTCTACGAGGAACTGCAAGGCGCGTTCGATCGCGCCAGCCATGCCGAGGCCCTGCGGCAGAGCGAACAGTTGAAGTCGGCGCTGCTGGACGCGGTGACGCATGACCTGCGCACGCCGCTGACTTCCATCAAGGCTTCAGTGACCACGCTGCTGCAGGAAGGGCGTGCTCCCAGGGAAGGCTTGAAGTCGGAGGGCCGCCGCGAACTGCTGCAGGTGATCAACGAAGAAGCCGACCGGCTGAACCATTTCATCGAGGGCCTAGTGGAGATGGCGCGCATCGAAGCGGGCGACATCGCGGCCCGCCGCGTCTGGAGCACGACCGAAGAAATCGTGAAGGCAGCCCTGGGGCGCGCCGAGCCGCTGCTGCGCGAGCATCGCGTGGAGGTGGGCGTCGAAGGAGGAACGCCGCCCCTGCGGGTGGAGCCGAGAGCCATCGCCCAAGTCATCTTCACGCTGCTGGAGAACGCCAGCCAGTACGCACCGCCGGGAACGCGCATCCAAGTCCAGGTGAAGAAGTCGGCGAGTGGGGTGGAATTCGCCGTGGAGGATGAGGGGCCGGGCATCCCCGAGACGCAGCGCGAGCGCGTGTTCGAGAAGTTCTACCGCGCCAGCGCCGCAGAGAGAGCCGGAGCCGGGCGGCCGGGCGGGATCGGGATGGGGCTGGCAATCGCGCGCGGCATCGTACACGCGCACGGCGGCGTCATCCGCGCGGAACCGGCGAGGGCTGGAACCGGGACCCGCGTGGTCTTTATGCTCCCCGTGGAGGCGGGCGTGGAACCGGCCGAAACGCAATGA